The Amblyomma americanum isolate KBUSLIRL-KWMA chromosome 6, ASM5285725v1, whole genome shotgun sequence genome has a window encoding:
- the Np gene encoding serine protease notopleural, with the protein MRSGLPTLLVVASLHTWTAPALRVLDHRLFGATRTIKLKPCQNRVTGQEGTCMFAWDCFSAGGTHLTYCTDSFYTGSCCKLPPGVSVQQHDTPSEPTNSIDSMPYESDDDYKKRTKRPPTSTSKTTAPLTTKATTPGASATYPATTTAKPSHRPLPTTPESTAFVGLSTFTPGLITWRPHETTLPYGLDEASTTVPDDHVSSTSAPKTTTSAPTTATTAKTTQPAGTTTRIPIIASTFLNTESTTEDQPIEFTYEATTEVTTEEPVEETSKATEAAVSGTTSQVYTKPTEVPASSSQTSTEDSTTAEMTTQRPSTSSVQSHTWIVNERETTMAIPQSVATEHTWVVVDEADSSGQQTTTPTISEPASQSTSSTMSMPDWSTVTDMVTSISWVDMTELSTTQKPPPDVTDSMPLPSKPPPQETAESTTPATTVATTPGSTTSMGSTESDPANVQPESESPSAELVSTTEAMTSTKSETTTSAQTTNTKQRTPTTQATTSQPSTSKVEITTATTTRRRPIPTTFAPSTRRTTTTSTTETTTVPSTTITAPRTTWKYTTVPTYTVSEERTTTTRAPTITTRKTTTVPTTVQSTPKTPVPTTRTPSGPTTLSPDRDIRKICGRPRTLPSARIVGGEQTKFAQWPWMISLRQFKRNNFLHKCGAALLNEYWAISAAHCVHNVSPTDILLRLGEYDLKSDREALPHVERRVQIVATHPRFDASTFEYDLALLRLYEPVPFQDNVLPVCVPDTNDSFVGRNAVVTGWGRLYEDGPLPSIMQKVSVPIITNKECESMYRKAGFIEDIPNIFICAGLAKGGKDSCEGDSGGPLVLKDPKTGQWSLIGIISWGIGCALPNQPGVYTRITHFADWIRQIIVF; encoded by the exons ATGAGGAGCGGGCTCCCGACGCTGCTCGTCGTGGCATCGCTGCACACGTGGACTGCGCCGGCGCTCAGGGTCCTGGACCACAGGCTGTTCG GTGCTACGCGCACGATAAAGCTCAAGCCGTGCCAAAACAGGGTTACCGGCCAGGAAGGAACCTGCATGTTCGCCTGGGACTGTTTCAGTGCAGGCGGCACCCACCTTACATACTGCACAGACTCTTTTTACACGGGCAGTTGCTGCAAACTACCGCCTGGTGTTAGCGTGCAACAGCATGACACGCCTTCGGAACCGACCAACAGCATAGACTCTATGCCGTACGAGAGCGACGACGACTACAAGAAGAGAACGAAGCGGCCTCCGACGAGCACGAGTAAAACAACGGCGCCGCTCACGACAAAGGCGACGACACCGGGAGCAAGTGCAACCTACCCTGCGACGACGACTGCTAAGCCAAGCCATAGACCGCTGCCAACAACTCCGGAGTCGACGGCGTTCGTCGGACTGTCGACGTTCACGCCGGGGCTCATTACCTGGAGACCTCACGAAACCACGTTGCCATACGGTTTGGACGAAGCGTCCACAACAGTGCCAGATGACCACGTCTCAAGCACCAGTGCACCCAAAACAACTACCTCTGCCCCGACTACTGCTACCACGGCAAAGACAACACAGCCGGCTGGGACGACCACAAGGATACCCATAATAGCAAGCACTTTTCTCAATACAGAAAGCACGACAGAGGACCAACCTATAGAGTTTACGTATGAAGCCACGACAGAGGTTACGACAGAGGAACCCGTCGAAGAAACCAGTAAAGCGACAGAGGCGGCAGTGTCTGGAACCACGTCCCAGGTTTACACGAAGCCCACAGAAGTGCCTGCGTCTTCCTCGCAGACTAGCACTGAAGACAGCACCACAGCAGAAATGACTACGCAGCGGCCCTCCACTTCGTCAGTGCAAAGTCACACGTGGATTGTCAACGAACGCGAAACCACCATGGCGATTCCGCAGTCCGTGGCAACCGAGCACACGTGGGTGGTGGTGGACGAGGCTGACTCCAGCGGTCAGCAAACAACGACACCGACCATAAGCGAGCCCGCCAGCCAAAGCACCTCCTCGACGATGTCGATGCCAGACTGGTCAACAGTGACCGACATGGTGACATCAATTTCATGGGTGGACATGACCGAACTGTCCACGACGCAGAAGCCACCGCCAGACGTGACCGACTCAATGCCACTGCCGTCGAAGCCTCCCCCGCAAGAGACAGCCGAGTCTACTACTCCTGCCACCACGGTAGCCACGACTCCCGGCTCAACAACCAGCATGGGTAGCACAGAATCGGATCCAGCCAATGTGCAACCAGAATCGGAGTCGCCGTCGGCGGAGTTAGTGAGCACTACTGAAGCTATGACGTCCACGAAAAGCGAGACAACTACCTCGGCGCAGACGACAAATACCAAACAGCGGACGCCCACTACGCAGGCGACAACCTCACAGCCAAGCACATCCAAGGTGGAAATAACTACTGCGACAACTACGCGCCGAAGGCCCATACCTACAACGTTCGCGCCGAGCACCCGTCGTACAACGACAACCAGTACCACGGAAACTACCACAGTGCCATCCACGACGATAACGGCCCCTAGGACTACTTGGAAGTACACGACGGTACCGACGTACACGGTGTCGGAAGAGCGTACCACTACGACGCGGGCTCCGACGATTACAACGAGGAAAACAACCACGGTGCCAACGACTGTTCAGTCAACGCCCAAGACGCCGGTACCGACGACCAGGACGCCCTCAGGACCGACGACACTCTCTCCGGACAGGGACATTCGGAAAA TTTGCGGCCGGCCTAGGACTCTGCCAAGTGCAAGGATAGTGGGAGGCGAGCAAACGAAATTCGCGCAGTGGCCCTGGATG ATATCCCTACGGCAGTTCAAGAGAAACAACTTCCTCCACAAGTGTGGAGCTGCACTCCTCAACGAATACTGGGCCATCAGCGCGGCCCACTGTGTGCACAA CGTGTCGCCGACCGACATCCTGCTCCGTCTGGGCGAGTACGACCTCAAGAGCGACCGCGAGGCCCTGCCGCACGTGGAGCGGCGCGTGCAGATCGTGGCCACGCACCCgcgcttcgacgccagcacgttcgaGTACGACCTGGCTCTGCTGCGCCTCTACGAGCCCGTGCCGTTCCAGGACAACGTGCTGCCCGTGTGCGTGCCCGACACCAACGACAGCTTCGTCGGCCGCAACGCGGTCGTGACCGGATGGGGGCGCCTCTACGAAG ACGGGCCCCTGCCAAGCATAATGCAGAAGGTGAGCGTGCCCATCATCACCAACAAGGAGTGCGAGAGCATGTACCGTAAGGCCGGATTCATCGAGGACATCCCCAACATCTTCATCTGCGCCGGGCTTGCCAAGGGTGGCAAAGACTCCTGTGAG GGTGACTCTGGCGGCCCTCTGGTGCTGAAGGATCCCAAAACAGGGCAGTGGTCTCTCATCGGCATCATTTCGTGGGGGATCGGCTGCGCGCTGCCAAACCAGCCAGGGGTGTACACGAGGATTACGCACTTTGCCGATTGGATTCGGCAAATAATCGTCTTCTGA